GTCGGAGACCTTGAGGGCAGAGGTCATGTTTATTATGTGCACATTTTCCCAGGTTGATATCCCCAGTATGTCCGTAGACGGAACTAGGGAATGCTGCCTAGCGATAGGCATAGGCGGGTATGGATCTCATAGGTCAGTACCGCCTACCGAAAGGTATAGGTTGACTGAAtatatgggtaaagtgtacaaactCTGCAAAGTTATAAATCTATCCGGATGGCTGAGGCTCACGATCGCGAGCCCACGTAATCAAAGCTCCCGTCGATTAGTAATTACAACTTGGGTGTGGTGAGATAGGGCCAAGGCTCTAAGAGAGTAATTTTGAACAAGGTATAAGCTGGCTAGAAAGACCCTGACGATCTCTGGTGCTCCCTAAAACTTGGGAACTGGTAGGGGAGATAAGATTCCTCTTCCATGGCCAACAACATAATAAGTATgccttctttctcctccttttttAGAACTCATCACCTCACCTTGCATAAAATAGGTTTATTGATGAAATCAAACCCCATTCCCTTGCCTTGATCAATCCTgcatttaatataatttcaatGCTAGAATTTGCTGGGTTCCAATCGtaagtatactcagccttactttcATTTATACAAGCTTAGGGTTCCCGGTGCTATGGTTCATTTTGCGGAATGGGCGACAGCTCCACTCTCTGCTACACATAGGTGAAACtatttttcattattttatgcgTCCTTTATTAGTTATGATACTAATCCTAGGAACTAATACAGATAATCAGCGGGACTTTCAGAGTAAGGCCCCACAATATATCTAAAATGGAGGGAGTTGTGCAACTAACTATGGGTTGTATTGATTGCCTCATAAATGCCCGGCCCGTGCCTTGTTTAACCAGGCCACACGAAATATGGAAGTACCGTACTCTGACCTTTGTTATAATCCTCGAGTGGAAATAGGAACAAGATGGTTGGAATGATTACTTGGTATTACGTTTAGGATTACTTAATTACTCTCTTCATTTAAAATTTTTAAATGAACTCTAAAAAACGGAGGAAGTGTGCAACTAACTACGGGTTGTATAGATTGCCTCGTAAATGTCCGTGCCTTGTTTAACCAGGCCGCACGAATATGTTGCGGTGTCAGCTCTAGCTCACTGCTCACTGCTCACTGCAGCACTAGGCAGGCAAGGGTATCTGGAGGCAGTGTTGATTCAGCACCTGGTTTTCACATGGAAATATGGGTGGAGCCTAGAAAAAAATGCAGGTCAGCTCGGCGTCATGCTTGCCTGGGTCTTCCATTGAGATCGCTTTGGCTTACGCTATTACTTtttctccgtcccaaattactattcatttcaACTTTTGTAGTATTTGTTACGTACCTagtatatctagatacatagcaaaagctatacctagaaaagctaaaataaatagtaatttggaacggagggattAGTTACGTATGCATCAGGCGCAATGGGCCAATGATCTGAAGTGGGAAGGACGTCCTGATGGGGGTGTTCAGGATTTGTGAACAGCAACAGTTTTTACATGACAATATAACTAAACGACAACATTTGGCACGAGTGACCGCATAGCGCAGTGGATTAGCGCGTCTGACTTCGGATCAGAAGGTCGTGGGTTCGACTCCCACTGTGGTCGCAATAGTTTTTTCGttattattccttttttttaatatatgcgTGCACCATTTTACGTGCCATCGGGCTCACGAGTCACGACTAAAAGGTAAAACGCGATCTGTCTTGCAAATTGCAACTTCGTAGACTATTTGCAGCGTATCATGAGTGAATTTTATCCCAGCAGAACTGGGCCCCGATTGGATGTGAATTTCCAGGGGTGAGGCAGGATATATGCGGACTCCTGATAGATTTGCATTCGGGATGACGAGATGTATGTAAATCTAAAACCCAACAATCCGAGGTCATAAAGGTGGTAAATTTTGTCAAATGTTCAAATGTCTGATTTCTGGATTTACAGCTGTTACAACAGTGTTCAGTGTACACGCAAAATAAAACATATTCATGGCAAGGACAAACAAATAGCAAATGCCTTGCCCAGGTTACACAGTTTAGCCCGCATCTCCTAAAACAGGAGAAACTGACAGTGCGACAATACAATCAAACAGCATTATATACACATCAACCAGTGCATTTTTCTGAGAAATAATACATGTCAGTGAAGCAAACTGTAACCGAATTGCTTTCTGTTGGTCGATTCATGATGTCAACTCTTCAGATCCTCTTCGAGTTCGTCAAACTCCCACCCGCTGATCTCCTCACCTGAGTACTCTTTGTCCTCTTTCCCGAGCTCTGACCCCAGGGTTGCAAGCTCTGCGTCAGAATCGAAATGCTGCTCGGGTTTCATGGGAGATTTGGGTGAGTCAACATGTGCAGCTTTCGGGGTAGCAGGCGCCTGAAGAGGTGAAGGACTCAGTTTGGATCCCTCAACAGGTAGTGGCTTCGCTTTCTCAGATTCTATGCTTAGCGTTGGCCTTTCTATAGACTCGAACGATTCCCTCAATTTCTCAATTTCATCAACTAAATTCTTCACCTCTGGGTCATCTCTCCTGAAGAATATGTGAAGTCTCAAGGAGTAAGATCACGTTGGTGCAAACTTGAAAATAATCAATCATATAGAGAACATCAGATGGTACCTCGAATTAGCCCCTTGCTCGGAATAAAACAACCTCTTTATGTGATCAACAATGCTGAAAGCAATTATAATCTGAAAAAGATTGTTAACATCATATGGCAGTTTGGTCTAGTTTTTTAAAGGGGAAAAAGCTCAATAGGTCTAGAAGCTATAAACTAAGAATAACAATAAATATTATGTTTCCCAAGTGATAAGAGAGTCACTTTGATCTTGTATCCTATTTCAAGTATGTTAAATATGTAAAGCAGTGAGAAAGCATGCACATAAAATCAACTGGTAAAGAAATGTAGCACTTGAACTCTGAAACCAGGTTAAAGCAAGGTGACTGAGTAGAACCTTCTTCTCTGTTTCTAGATATTCCTCTTCAAGGGATTTACGCGGATTTGTCTTCTCAGATGTTTCATCATCCTCATGTTCTTTTGCCTCTTCCCTACAAGGCAAGTAAAACCAAGTAACTACCAAACCAATTGGACATATCAAAGTACATGAcagaaattgaaaaaaaaaatgaagtaccTTGAGTTTAAGACAACCAAGTTATCAACATATGTTTTGATACTCTCGATCAATGGGTTTAGGACTTCCTGATAAATAGAAAAACATAATTGTGACAGCACAATATGGAGACAGATATCGTACTGCATGAATGACTCCAGCAGACATGAATAATAGGTTTCACTTACCTTGAATGCTGAAAGATGATGTTTTGTCAACTTCAGAAAATCACTCACACATTTCTCCAGCTCGTCACTGAGAATGCCATAACATGTTACAAAGGGTAAAGCAAGGTGAGCACATCCAGAGTAGCTTTCATAGTGGAATTGTTCAATTAAAAGACAATAGCATATAGAGCGAATGATGAAATAACAACAAAAACTGCACAGAAACAAAACTACCATAccatgttttcttttccttctgttCGTTGTATGAGGACTGGAGCTTCCATGAGTCCTCAAGGAAACTGATCCAGATCTTGACTATATTGGATTCCACATTACACAAGGCGATGGATTTTGAGAGGTCGTCCTCCTAAGTTGATTTGGAAAGAATGAGACAAGCCCATCTTGAGCAACAAATATGATGAAAAAGAATCGACAGGCCACAAGTTGATTGAAAGTATCATGTGAGGTTCTTAGGAATATTGTTCAAATAAGACTGAATCAACCACAAAAGTAAACACCAGCACCTTTTTTTTCAAGCTAAATATGATTTGATTGTTTGCTTCATCAAATTGGTCCCTCTCTTCCCTAGTTTGCTTGAGCCGACCAGTAGCAGCATTTAGTGATATATTGACCTGCAAATGAGGAATATCTTTACAAAAGAACATAGTTCAACAGAATATCATGGTGAACTTGTCAAATTTCACAGAGCATGTTGAAGAGAAATGACACGTTATTGATTATTCTGGTGTGACTTTTTGCAACCTCTCCAGCAAGGGACTAATGCTTAATGCCAGGTACAGTACAACCGAGCTATCATGATGTATTCCTCTTTCAAGTTTAATGGCTCTTAACTCAGACAAGAACAGGACATTTTTTAGACAGAAAAAGATAAATAACAGCATTTTTGCCCAGATTATCAAATTTAATGTCACCAATTAAATGTCCTGGACTCCTGGCAATCCCCTAAAGCTTGCATTTCAGAACAGGGATCTTATCCCAGGTTCCTCTCATTAGCCACAGTTCATTACCAAGGAGTCTTTAAAATCAGACCAATAGAAGAGTGAGATGTTCAAATTTCAAACAAGAAGATTCCAAACCACAATATGCGTCCAATATTCTGAACATGATATTAGATACCAGTAGATCAGTAGATCACAGATGGCAAGGCATGTAAATACTCCAATACAATGAAACTACAAAAATATATCTTCACGGAATCTTACAAGCTACAAGGAAAAAGGTACCTTTTTCAGCTGTGCCTCAAGCTCATCTCTTTGCTTCTCCAATTCAGTAATCTCGTCAAGCAATTCCTATCAGGACATATAAAAGAAAGTAAGATCATATAAAAGAAAGTAAGATAAGGATATCTTATTTGATTACGGTATAAGCAGGTTGGGAGCCTGAGATACACACTAAAGCACATGCATTTATTTCATAGCATGCATAAAACAGTATGCAAAGAAAAGTTGATATCATACAGGTAAACGTATGTTTTTAGAGAACCAAAATAAGCGTGCATAACCGCATTCCTATTACTCTATAGCATAAAACGGGACAAGCTATAGGTATAATTCAACAGATGTATGGTATTTTGAGATATCTAAACCAAGGCCTGTTTTGGAAGTTAAAATCATTTACAGTGAATGTGAGATTTCCTTTGAAATTCGCTATCAGTAGAAAATCCTATGTTCCAAAAGGGATTTCTGTTTATTTGCCCTCTTTTTAAGTCCCAAAAGTGCATCAATACCTTCACATCTATATGCAAGCTAGCTAGCACTCTTACCTTTTCAGCAgcactgacttcattctcttTTTTCACACGAAAGTTGAGAGCATCTTCTTTCTGACGCCTGGTACAAGATCAAATGAAAAATCACATCAAGTTGCTGGTACCATGATGTGGTTATCTCAGACTTGCAAAGAAAAAATGGTCTACATTCTACAAAATTacagcaaaagaaaaatggaatTACACAAAGACACTCTTTCATAGAAAGTTagcaacagaaaaaaaatggtgaaGAGTTTATGCATGATCAGCAAACTAACATATTCACAAATAGAAGTTGTTAAGTGCAAGTACTAAGTGTCGAAAAGTCAGCTATTCAGTACCACAAGAAGCCAAAAAAAGGAACATGCAAGCTCTGATACTCAGGTCAGAGCATATGACACATTACAATGTTAAAacaaacataatgtggtatttTCTCATCATGTTGCTTGGCtagcataaaaaaaattaactaaTTTTTAACTGAGTCCTTCATGATCAAAGGGAAGTTGCAAGCATGTATATATGGCAATGGAGCAAGAGTTTCAACCAAAGAATAAAACcaaagcaaacaattattttcatATGGGATTGTATGCCATAAAAAATATTCAATACagaaaaaaatcagaaacaaaacCTGTGCTCCAAAATACGTTGTTCTGCTTTGGAGGATGAACTTGCCAGGGAATCTGCCAAGACCTTTAGTTTATCCACCTGATAATTTTTGAATGTTGTTAGCATTGCAGGCCATGGATATGCAGCTATAAACAGAGTATGTGATGAGAAGCTACTAGAACAACTATTTGAAGGTAGACCTGAAAGTTTTACAGCAATTAACAGTCCCAAAAGAAAAACTATACAAAGCTATGAACCACATAAATTCTACCCACGTGAAGCTTCCTAAGAATAGATCCTTTTTCACTCAAAGATGCAGGAGAACAACaattcatttcatttcattataGAAGAGAAAAGTACAGAGCATAAAGAAGATAATTGAAGATCTACAACTAACATTTCAGAGCCTTGCAACTAAAGTAAAGGGGGTGCCCTTACACTCTCAACCATCAAAAACATAGGATAAGCCCAAGAAAGTTCAAATAAATGGAATATACTCCTCAGCACCCCAATGCTCGCTATGATTAATAGCCTAAATTACACTCCACAACAATTCAACGGATCGCAAGTCAAAACTGAAAGAATCTAAAGCTAAAATGCACACATGCCTTCTGAGAATGAATCTCCAGGGAATCTCCAGGAGTAATTGATTTCTTCTTCAGTAGAAGTTCTTCAACTCTAGAGCATAACCGGACTTCACTAAGTGCTTCTTTGAAAGCCTGGAGAAACCAGAGATCAATTATCAGCTTTTAGACCTTAAAAAGGAAAATATCACTAGAAAGGTAGAATATAATAAAACAGATTAATAAACACTTTGGCCACCAACACAGATACTTTGGCCACCAATTCTTCAGTAGGTGTTTCATATGCATGCACAATTACAAGGGAAAATTTAAATTTAAGAAAGTTAAATTGCATGATAGTACTTTTCGAGACAAATCTTTATGCAATTATCATGTTTTCCAACTAATATTTAGAAATATATTGTTAGCAAAGATTTAAAAAGTCTGTCCACATGTATGTCCAAAATGAGAAGTACTACATGTACCCGAAGGAGTGGGTAATACCTCAAGATTTGCCACAGCAATCTTCTCTGATGTTTTAACTTGATCTTCAGGTGATTGAGCTCGTGACTTCTGCTTCTCATCTAGCTTTCTCTGCAACTCTAGGGTTTCAGCATCTATCCTGAAATAAATACAAATTGCAGAATAAGGTAATGTAGCCTGAAACCATGGACAAAATGATATGTCTCTTAAAAGTATTTGGGTCCTTTTGTTGTTGCAGAAATGCACAATTATTTCTGGTATGACCACAGTATTTGACATTTCAGAGGTTTGATAGAGGCCTTCAGGTATGGATATTGTATAGTTTGTGCACTTTGTTCCTTTGGTGTGATCAATTGCCAAGAAAATTAAGGTAATAGTATTaccaaaaaaatatttgtaattAAGCTACAAGAAAATAAGCTGAAGCAACTATTCATTATAACATATTCACAGGTATTTAGCAGATTCTGTATTCACCTCACAATGTCAGCATTTCTCTTTAGTCCAGAAATGATGCTTTGGGCATATTCAAGTAGCTCTTCACGCTTCACCTGTTCACACAGATTCAGTGAACCATTGGACACATTACAAAATAATTTCTTTTAACACATAACTATATGTGAATGTGCATCTCGGGAAATGTTTCACAAACAATAACCCATAGTGAATATGCATCTATTTTAGCTTAAAGTCAAAAGAAACAGTTACCCAAATTACTTCAGTCTTTTTCAGGAACACTGAAACCATATCTGCTTCATTGCTTTCAAAGCTAAGAGTTGGTACATGAGGGTATGAAGCCCAGCTATGAGGATTGACAAAGGCCAGATGAAAATCATATTTTAGGTCAGGGATTAGGGACCCGGTTCATTTATTGATGCACAGGCCATGGATCAAATAACGAGAGTAAATGAGAGCTCCAAGTCTAGACCAAAACAATCACAGAACAAAATCTAaactaataaaaaataaaatataatgcCCTCGAAACCAGAGTATCTATTAGTCTTTCGTCTTTGCACTAAACCTTGACTAGTTCCATATCCTAACAGTAACTTCAACTTCAAGAAAAGTTGAGTGTAGGCATGCTTGGTGTAAGATTAAGCAAACACTTATAAGATTTTTGAAGAAATATAATTAGGCAgtttttttagggaaaaaaacacAGGTTGCCAATCCCACATTTCAAGACCCAAAAACGTAGTTGACAGAGATGGGCCCAAAAAAACTAAGGACTTAGGAGAAAAGCTTCATCTACTGGTTGTATCCAATAATAGTAAAGTTAGGTAACCACCTATGTAACACAAATCCAGAATTATTAGGTTCCATCAATTTCAAAGACTCCACCAAAAAACAAAATTTAGTgatttttttctaaagaaaaacAGATATGTCTCAAGGCAAACCGTAAGCATACCAGGACTTCATCTTTGTATTCTGAAAATGCCTTGGCCAAGTCTTGTACATTGCTCATGATTTCCTTGTTCACTTCTTTCCCACCAGTAAGACATATGCTACAGGAGTCAATAGCATTGCAATTTTAAATATATGGATCTTTTCACTTTTGAAAAATATAT
This portion of the Setaria viridis chromosome 7, Setaria_viridis_v4.0, whole genome shotgun sequence genome encodes:
- the LOC117864378 gene encoding uncharacterized protein, encoding MSSWLRSAVSRAVEVGGRSGVARAVKGYADAVAHHAGQAVADILHDRMGAQNYKSFKKTVARLEEAAVSCRGGERVELLKRWLGALLDVDAELGGSDLKASEDHDPSGETDTSKAPMVLFYDADIDGAPMNFRDVFLYSQALEGITLSMILEAPSEEEVSLLLEIFGICLTGGKEVNKEIMSNVQDLAKAFSEYKDEVLVKREELLEYAQSIISGLKRNADIVRIDAETLELQRKLDEKQKSRAQSPEDQVKTSEKIAVANLEAFKEALSEVRLCSRVEELLLKKKSITPGDSLEIHSQKVDKLKVLADSLASSSSKAEQRILEHRRQKEDALNFRVKKENEVSAAEKELLDEITELEKQRDELEAQLKKVNISLNAATGRLKQTREERDQFDEANNQIIFSLKKKEDDLSKSIALCNVESNIVKIWISFLEDSWKLQSSYNEQKEKKTCDELEKCVSDFLKLTKHHLSAFKEVLNPLIESIKTYVDNLVVLNSREEAKEHEDDETSEKTNPRKSLEEEYLETEKKIIIAFSIVDHIKRLFYSEQGANSRRDDPEVKNLVDEIEKLRESFESIERPTLSIESEKAKPLPVEGSKLSPSPLQAPATPKAAHVDSPKSPMKPEQHFDSDAELATLGSELGKEDKEYSGEEISGWEFDELEEDLKS